A stretch of Paenibacillus peoriae DNA encodes these proteins:
- a CDS encoding succinate dehydrogenase cytochrome b558 subunit encodes MRGFYSRKLHSLLGVIPLALFFVEHLVTNFTAVEGGKEGFNRSVAFLNGLPLVIVLETLFIYLPLLFHGIYGLYIAYQADPNVKRLGYSRNWRFLFQRISGVITFVFIIWHVYDTRFQVALGNVTHEELGGVMHGIVTNPVYFILYLISVVSASFHFANGLWAFMVSWGITVGPRAQKVSSYICMTLFVVVSIGFIASLLAFRSAEFQEIATALVQCSTFKQLL; translated from the coding sequence ATGAGAGGATTTTATTCCAGAAAGCTGCATTCGCTTCTTGGCGTCATTCCGTTGGCTCTATTTTTTGTTGAGCATTTGGTGACGAACTTCACAGCGGTGGAGGGTGGCAAGGAAGGATTTAACCGCAGCGTGGCCTTCCTGAATGGTTTGCCGCTGGTTATTGTACTAGAAACGTTATTCATCTACTTGCCATTGCTGTTCCACGGAATTTATGGCTTGTATATCGCTTATCAGGCTGATCCGAATGTCAAAAGGCTCGGCTATTCACGTAACTGGCGCTTTCTGTTCCAGCGTATTTCCGGCGTCATTACGTTTGTATTTATTATCTGGCACGTATACGACACACGCTTTCAAGTGGCTCTGGGTAATGTAACTCATGAGGAGCTAGGCGGGGTCATGCATGGCATCGTGACGAACCCGGTTTATTTCATTTTGTATCTAATCAGTGTCGTTTCGGCATCCTTTCACTTTGCTAACGGACTGTGGGCATTTATGGTCAGTTGGGGGATTACCGTGGGACCACGTGCGCAAAAAGTATCTTCTTATATCTGTATGACCCTGTTCGTGGTGGTGTCTATCGGCTTCATCGCCTCCCTGCTTGCATTCCGCAGCGCGGAATTTCAGGAAATAGCAACTGCCTTGGTGCAATGCAGTACTTTTAAACAACTACTGTAA
- the sdhA gene encoding succinate dehydrogenase flavoprotein subunit has protein sequence MAASNIIVVGGGLAGLMATIKAAEAGVHVHLFSLVPVKRSHSVCAQGGINGAVNTKGEGDSPWIHFDDSVYGGDFLANQPPVKAMCEAAPGIIHLMDRMGVMFNRTPEGLLDFRRFGGTQHHRTAFAGATTGQQLLYALDEQVRRWESAGLVTKYENWEFLQAVLDDEGICRGICGQDLRTMEVKTFAADAVILASGGPGIIFGKTTNSVINTGTAAGAVYQQGVRYANGEFIQIHPTAIPGDDKLRLMSESARGEGGRIWTYKDGKPWYFLEEKYPAYGNLVPRDIATREIFSVCVDDGLGINGENMVYLDLSHKDPKELDVKLGGIIEIYEKFVGDDPRKIPMKIFPAVHYSMGGMWVDYNQMTNIPGLFAAGECEFQYHGANRLGANSLLSAIYGGMVAGPKAVEYIKGLKKSAQDTASSVFDAAVNQQTEKYERILHMDGKENAYVLHKELGEWMTNNMTVVRYNGKLEATIHKIKELKERYSNININDASRWNNAGAAFTRQLWNMMELAEAMTKGALLRNESRGAHYKPDFPDRNDEDFLKTTIADWTPEGPQISYEAVDVSLIKPRIRDYSKNK, from the coding sequence ATGGCAGCATCCAACATTATTGTCGTGGGCGGCGGTCTGGCAGGTCTAATGGCTACGATCAAGGCGGCAGAGGCGGGAGTTCACGTTCATTTATTTTCTTTGGTTCCGGTCAAAAGGTCCCACTCCGTTTGTGCTCAAGGTGGCATCAATGGTGCGGTAAATACCAAGGGTGAGGGAGACTCCCCCTGGATTCACTTTGATGATTCGGTCTATGGCGGGGATTTTCTGGCCAACCAGCCTCCGGTAAAAGCGATGTGCGAAGCGGCTCCGGGGATCATTCATCTCATGGACCGCATGGGCGTCATGTTTAACCGGACACCGGAAGGACTGCTGGACTTCCGCCGCTTCGGCGGTACCCAGCATCATCGGACCGCCTTTGCTGGTGCGACGACAGGACAGCAGCTTCTGTACGCTCTCGATGAGCAGGTACGGCGCTGGGAATCTGCGGGTTTGGTGACCAAGTATGAAAACTGGGAGTTTTTACAGGCTGTACTGGATGATGAAGGCATCTGTCGAGGGATTTGCGGGCAGGATTTGCGTACGATGGAAGTGAAGACTTTTGCGGCGGATGCAGTTATTTTGGCATCTGGTGGGCCCGGGATTATTTTCGGTAAAACCACGAATTCCGTCATTAATACGGGCACAGCTGCCGGTGCGGTGTATCAGCAAGGCGTACGCTATGCGAACGGTGAGTTTATCCAGATTCATCCGACGGCTATACCAGGTGATGACAAGCTGCGTCTCATGTCCGAGTCGGCACGGGGAGAGGGCGGTCGTATTTGGACGTATAAGGACGGTAAGCCATGGTATTTCCTCGAAGAAAAGTATCCAGCTTACGGAAATCTGGTCCCTCGCGATATTGCGACACGTGAAATATTCAGTGTATGCGTTGATGATGGACTGGGTATTAATGGCGAGAACATGGTCTACCTCGATCTGTCCCACAAGGACCCGAAAGAGCTGGATGTAAAACTGGGCGGCATTATTGAAATTTATGAAAAATTCGTCGGTGATGATCCGCGCAAAATTCCGATGAAAATATTCCCGGCTGTTCATTATTCAATGGGCGGCATGTGGGTCGATTACAATCAGATGACCAATATACCAGGCCTGTTCGCGGCTGGTGAGTGTGAATTCCAATACCACGGAGCGAACCGTTTGGGTGCGAACTCGTTGCTCTCAGCCATTTACGGCGGGATGGTGGCTGGACCTAAGGCTGTGGAATATATCAAAGGCTTGAAAAAATCTGCACAGGATACAGCGTCCTCCGTATTTGATGCCGCAGTCAATCAGCAGACGGAGAAGTATGAGCGTATTTTGCATATGGACGGAAAAGAAAATGCCTATGTTCTTCATAAAGAGCTGGGCGAGTGGATGACGAACAACATGACTGTGGTTCGTTATAATGGCAAGCTGGAAGCTACGATCCACAAGATCAAGGAGCTGAAGGAGCGTTATTCTAACATTAACATCAATGACGCTTCGCGCTGGAACAATGCGGGTGCGGCGTTTACACGGCAACTGTGGAATATGATGGAGCTGGCTGAAGCGATGACCAAAGGTGCGCTGCTGCGCAACGAAAGCCGTGGGGCCCATTACAAACCAGACTTTCCAGATCGCAACGATGAGGATTTCCTGAAAACGACGATTGCGGACTGGACACCGGAAGGACCACAAATCTCGTATGAAGCGGTGGATGTTTCGCTGATCAAGCCACGCATTCGGGATTATTCCAAGAACAAATAA